In one Thermococcus sp. 2319x1 genomic region, the following are encoded:
- a CDS encoding Maf-like protein, whose protein sequence is MRLILASQSPRRREILAKFFDTFDIIPSNVSEESKALDPAEHAVEVAKKKARDVYSLYGGTVVGADTIVFLDGKILGKPKNKEEAREMLRALSGRIHKVITGYCIIHEGREITGYVVTEVKFRELSEEEIEWYVSTGEPLDKAGAYGIQGKGGVLVEWIKGDYYNVVGFPMKIILELKDLGFKLST, encoded by the coding sequence ATGAGGCTGATCTTAGCGTCCCAAAGTCCAAGGAGAAGGGAGATACTTGCAAAGTTCTTTGATACTTTTGATATCATCCCGAGCAACGTCAGTGAGGAATCCAAAGCTTTAGATCCAGCGGAGCATGCTGTAGAGGTGGCAAAGAAAAAAGCCCGTGATGTTTATTCCCTCTACGGAGGAACCGTAGTTGGGGCAGATACCATAGTCTTCTTGGACGGCAAAATCCTTGGCAAGCCAAAAAATAAGGAAGAAGCAAGGGAAATGCTTAGGGCCTTAAGCGGAAGAATACACAAGGTCATAACTGGTTACTGCATTATCCATGAAGGGAGGGAGATTACAGGTTACGTGGTCACGGAGGTTAAGTTTAGGGAACTCAGCGAAGAGGAGATAGAATGGTACGTTTCCACGGGTGAGCCTCTGGACAAGGCTGGCGCTTATGGAATCCAAGGGAAGGGAGGAGTTCTGGTGGAATGGATAAAAGGGGATTACTACAACGTTGTCGGCTTCCCGATGAAAATAATCCTTGAGCTTAAAGACCTGGGGTTTAAGCTCTCAACATAA
- a CDS encoding transglutaminase-like domain-containing protein translates to MKVRSLLIVLIIVISLSSACIQSTEQATTQQTITSHSPLIESTSTQPEDNDGLTFEEEQKYGTDPFNPDTDGDGISDGEEVNKYKTNPLKFDSDGDGLSDWEEFFSYNTNPLEPDTDKDGIIDGEEANLYKTNPLSKDTDKDNLTDFEELLTYNTNPTRKDTDNDGLYDGEELQLGTNPINEDTDRDRLWDGEELIKYFTDPLNSDSDNDGLLDGEEVIDFLTNPLEKDTDKDYLPDGYEIEIGTDPTYDWRTYYDSEAFKAGLSKLLRSKISSLSEQFTEYNSTLEKVWAILEWIDNTVQYNYTKANYVDVLVINWSTLSDYQRELYANLTKLQAANDTIYYQSGICGDYAILTASLLLESNITPIYMLDITFKDKKPGHAAVAVKIGSEYFVIDQQIPPIHIGSYYWKWVDDDMEISNITFYAIRLNKNGEPIIYSNWTWTGNQIKEKTYHMSKKDIEIITEIVKQKFLEMYPRYAEDDRLKKLAEKDLMAIKATNQSSNTPLPYGFTKGWTLWWYSEYLGLYYHPKIAEILLENYWPIPAFLEDEWKDVIKLCDKFYLVLDLDENNKLVIRDSSGDTFEIPRIIMVLQIAN, encoded by the coding sequence ATGAAAGTTAGGTCTCTTCTTATAGTACTCATAATTGTAATAAGTCTCAGTTCTGCCTGTATTCAAAGCACCGAACAAGCAACCACTCAACAGACTATAACCTCCCACTCTCCATTAATTGAGTCTACTTCCACCCAACCAGAAGACAATGATGGGTTAACCTTTGAAGAGGAACAAAAATATGGGACAGACCCCTTTAATCCAGACACAGATGGGGACGGAATAAGCGATGGAGAGGAGGTCAATAAATATAAAACAAATCCTCTCAAATTCGATTCAGATGGGGATGGACTATCAGATTGGGAAGAATTTTTTAGTTATAACACAAATCCTCTGGAACCCGATACCGACAAGGATGGTATAATTGACGGGGAGGAAGCCAACCTTTACAAGACAAACCCGCTATCAAAAGACACAGACAAAGACAACCTCACAGACTTTGAGGAGTTATTAACCTACAACACAAACCCCACAAGAAAAGATACTGATAACGATGGCCTTTATGATGGAGAAGAACTACAATTAGGAACTAATCCGATTAATGAAGACACTGACAGGGACAGACTTTGGGATGGAGAAGAGCTCATAAAGTATTTCACAGATCCCTTAAATTCCGATTCTGATAATGATGGACTATTAGACGGAGAAGAAGTGATAGATTTTCTCACGAACCCCTTAGAGAAAGATACAGACAAAGATTATTTACCGGATGGATATGAAATAGAAATCGGAACTGATCCCACTTATGATTGGAGAACTTACTATGACTCAGAAGCATTCAAAGCAGGGCTGAGTAAACTCCTTAGAAGCAAGATAAGCTCCCTTTCAGAACAATTCACGGAATACAACAGCACACTAGAAAAAGTTTGGGCGATTCTTGAATGGATTGACAACACCGTACAATACAACTATACAAAGGCCAACTATGTCGATGTGTTGGTGATCAATTGGAGCACTTTATCAGATTACCAACGAGAACTTTATGCCAACCTGACAAAATTACAAGCAGCTAATGATACTATATACTACCAAAGCGGAATTTGCGGTGACTATGCAATCCTTACGGCGAGCTTACTCCTGGAGTCAAATATAACTCCTATCTATATGCTTGACATTACCTTTAAAGATAAGAAACCGGGTCATGCGGCAGTAGCTGTAAAGATTGGTAGCGAATACTTCGTTATAGACCAGCAAATTCCTCCAATTCATATAGGGAGTTACTATTGGAAATGGGTAGATGATGATATGGAGATTTCAAACATAACCTTTTACGCAATTAGGCTTAATAAAAATGGAGAACCAATAATCTACTCAAACTGGACATGGACGGGGAATCAAATAAAAGAGAAAACATACCATATGAGCAAAAAAGACATCGAAATAATCACTGAAATTGTAAAACAAAAATTTTTGGAAATGTATCCAAGATACGCGGAAGACGACAGATTGAAGAAACTTGCTGAAAAAGATCTAATGGCCATAAAAGCAACTAATCAGAGTTCAAATACCCCCTTACCCTATGGATTTACAAAAGGATGGACGTTATGGTGGTATAGCGAATATCTAGGATTGTATTATCATCCAAAAATAGCAGAAATCCTTTTGGAAAATTATTGGCCAATTCCAGCATTCCTTGAGGATGAGTGGAAGGATGTTATTAAGCTATGTGACAAGTTTTATCTTGTTTTAGATCTCGATGAAAACAATAAACTAGTTATTCGTGACTCTAGCGGAGATACATTTGAAATCCCAAGAATAATCATGGTACTACAAATCGCTAATTAA
- a CDS encoding PHP domain-containing protein yields MDLHTHTRFSDGIGNIRDNIAEAERKGLKIVGISDHAHFFTPHLLNSYLALMDQTKKESEITVMAGIEANILPEGVDINSDFRKKLDYVIASVHLYFDPGRYDEYLELIKLALQDENIDIIGHFGNVFPYVGYPSIEEYKEIVELAEEYGKAFEISSRYRVPELDFIKLCIQKGVKLAFASDAHRPGDVGNISWSLKAFKKAGGKKEDLLFSELL; encoded by the coding sequence ATGGACCTCCACACCCACACAAGGTTTTCTGATGGAATTGGAAACATCAGGGACAATATTGCCGAGGCTGAGAGAAAGGGACTAAAGATTGTTGGAATCAGCGATCACGCGCATTTCTTCACTCCCCACCTGCTCAACTCATACCTTGCCCTTATGGACCAAACCAAAAAAGAAAGTGAGATAACCGTTATGGCTGGAATAGAGGCCAATATTCTTCCGGAAGGCGTTGATATAAACAGCGACTTTAGAAAAAAGCTCGACTACGTAATAGCCTCCGTTCACCTCTACTTCGACCCGGGGAGGTACGATGAATATCTCGAACTCATAAAGCTGGCCCTTCAAGATGAGAACATCGACATAATAGGACACTTCGGAAACGTTTTCCCATATGTGGGCTATCCTTCGATTGAAGAATATAAGGAGATAGTCGAGCTGGCGGAGGAGTATGGGAAGGCTTTTGAGATAAGCTCCCGATACAGGGTGCCGGAGTTAGACTTCATAAAGCTGTGCATCCAGAAGGGAGTAAAACTAGCCTTTGCAAGCGATGCCCACCGGCCGGGAGATGTAGGTAACATAAGCTGGAGCTTAAAGGCATTCAAAAAAGCCGGAGGCAAAAAAGAGGATTTACTATTTTCAGAGCTCTTGTGA
- a CDS encoding cobalamin B12-binding domain-containing protein, which produces MVERSKVRVLIAKPGLDGHDRGAKVIARALRDAGFEVIYTGIRQTPEQIVESAIQEDIDVLGLSILSGAHMVLIPKILRLLEEKGIKPNEDILVLAGGIIPPDDAQELEKMGVARVFGPGSPIEEIIRFIDENVPKLKKFRGES; this is translated from the coding sequence ATGGTCGAGCGTTCGAAGGTTAGGGTTCTAATAGCAAAGCCGGGACTGGATGGTCACGATAGAGGGGCAAAGGTCATAGCGAGGGCACTTAGGGATGCGGGTTTTGAGGTCATCTACACCGGAATAAGACAAACACCCGAGCAAATAGTAGAAAGCGCTATACAGGAGGATATAGACGTTCTTGGGTTGAGCATTCTTTCCGGAGCGCACATGGTTCTCATCCCAAAGATTCTCAGACTTCTGGAGGAGAAGGGCATAAAGCCAAACGAGGATATACTCGTTCTTGCCGGGGGTATAATACCCCCTGACGATGCTCAAGAGCTTGAAAAAATGGGCGTTGCAAGGGTTTTCGGCCCTGGAAGTCCAATTGAAGAGATTATCAGGTTCATCGATGAGAACGTTCCAAAGCTCAAGAAGTTCAGGGGAGAAAGCTAA
- the meaB gene encoding methylmalonyl Co-A mutase-associated GTPase MeaB, with product MINELIERMLNGDKRATARLITLVENDEEKAREIVKKIYPYTGNAYIVGITGPPGSGKSTLVDKLIKKARDEGKIVGVIAIDPTSPFTGGALLGDRIRMQGHSTDPGVFIRSMATRGSLGGLAKATNDAIKILDAYGCNVIFVETVGVGQIEVDIVKTADTVVLVTVPGLGDDVQAIKAGLMEIADIFVVNKADKEGADATVFELELMLDLEKEKWEKRGWRPPIVSTVAFTNRGIDQLWEAINKHRDFLLESGEIEKKRKFRVGEEIKAIVSSTIARKIGEMMGNNEISQLIERIANREIDPYSAADLVLEKALGVKV from the coding sequence ATGATAAACGAGCTGATTGAGAGAATGCTTAATGGGGATAAGAGGGCAACCGCAAGGTTGATAACTTTAGTAGAAAACGATGAAGAAAAAGCGAGGGAAATAGTCAAGAAGATTTACCCATACACCGGAAATGCCTATATCGTTGGAATAACCGGTCCTCCCGGCTCTGGAAAGTCGACTTTAGTTGATAAGCTCATAAAAAAAGCCAGAGATGAAGGAAAGATAGTTGGGGTTATAGCTATAGACCCCACGTCTCCGTTCACTGGAGGGGCTCTTCTTGGGGATAGGATAAGAATGCAAGGGCACTCCACGGATCCGGGCGTATTTATAAGGAGCATGGCAACAAGGGGTTCTCTTGGAGGACTGGCAAAGGCAACCAACGATGCTATAAAAATACTTGATGCCTACGGCTGTAATGTTATTTTTGTAGAAACCGTTGGTGTGGGGCAGATTGAGGTGGACATTGTAAAAACCGCCGATACCGTGGTTTTGGTCACCGTTCCAGGCTTAGGGGATGACGTTCAGGCTATAAAAGCGGGGCTCATGGAGATAGCGGATATCTTTGTGGTCAACAAAGCCGATAAGGAGGGTGCAGATGCCACAGTGTTCGAACTCGAGCTGATGCTTGATCTCGAAAAGGAGAAATGGGAGAAAAGGGGCTGGAGGCCGCCAATAGTCTCTACCGTTGCTTTTACCAACAGGGGAATTGATCAGCTCTGGGAAGCCATCAACAAACACAGGGACTTTTTGTTGGAGAGTGGAGAAATCGAAAAGAAAAGGAAGTTCCGAGTGGGAGAAGAGATCAAAGCAATCGTTTCGAGCACCATCGCAAGAAAAATTGGGGAGATGATGGGGAATAATGAGATATCTCAGCTCATAGAGAGGATTGCCAATAGAGAGATTGATCCTTATTCTGCTGCTGATCTTGTTTTAGAGAAAGCTTTGGGGGTGAAAGTATGA
- the mce gene encoding methylmalonyl-CoA epimerase, whose amino-acid sequence MIRKVDHIGIAVRNLEEAIKIWENLGLKVEEIEEVPDQKVRTAIFYAGETRIELLEATAEDSPIAKFIEKRGEGIHHIALGVDNIEEHLKKLKEKGFKLIDETPRIGAGGAKIAFVHPKSVGGVLLELCEREE is encoded by the coding sequence ATGATAAGGAAAGTTGACCATATTGGAATTGCAGTTAGGAACCTTGAGGAAGCTATTAAGATTTGGGAAAATCTCGGGTTAAAGGTCGAGGAGATTGAGGAAGTTCCGGACCAAAAAGTTAGGACTGCCATTTTCTACGCCGGTGAAACGAGGATTGAGCTTTTGGAGGCAACTGCAGAGGACTCACCAATAGCGAAGTTCATTGAGAAGAGAGGAGAAGGCATACACCACATTGCTCTCGGCGTTGACAACATTGAGGAACACTTGAAGAAGCTCAAAGAAAAAGGATTCAAACTCATTGATGAGACGCCCAGAATAGGAGCGGGTGGGGCTAAGATAGCTTTTGTACACCCCAAGAGTGTTGGTGGGGTTCTCCTTGAGCTCTG